The window GCGGTCGGCTTCTCGCAGTAGACGTGCTTGCCCGCCTGCATGGCATGCACGCTCATGATTCCGTGCCAATGGTCGGGCGCCGCGATGTAGACCGCGTCGATATCCTTGCGGTCGAGGATGTGGCGGTAATCTTTGGTCATCAGCGGCTGGCCGACGGTAACGCGCTTGGCCGCTTCGTTCAGATGGTTGAGGTCCACATCGCAGAGCGCCGCGCAATCGGGCGCGATGTGGTTTCGGCCCATGCCGCCGCACCCGATCACGGCTGTTACGATGCGATCGTTTGCGCCCGCCTTACCGGCAATGGCCAGGATGCCGCTGGCGATGACGCTGGGGATGCTGAACGACCCGACGGCCTTGGAGCCGCGGGTCAAAAAGTCTCTTCTGGACAGCGTCTTGTCTTCGTCGCGATGGTCGCCCATTGTCTGCCCAATATGATACACTAACCGACGATGATCGACCTGCGTTCTGACACCGTAACTCGCCCGACTGCGGAGATGATTAAGGCGATGGCCTTAGCAGAGGTGGGAGACGACGTATTGGGCGACGATCCGACGGTCATTCGGCTTCAAGAGCGAGCGGCCGAGCTGACGGGCAAGGAAGCCGCGCTCTTTGTGCCCAGCGGCTGCATGGCCAATCTGGTCAGTCTGTTGACGCTGACCGGGCGGAACGAGGAGGTTATCTGCGGCGGCGAGGCGCACGTCTACACGTCCGAAGTGGGCGGGACGGCGATTTTGGGGAACGTCTTTCTGCGTCCTCTGTCTAATCTGCCCAACGGCCAGATTGATTTGGAACTTCTGGCTGGCGCCGTCCGCCGTGAAATCTATACGCCAGTAACGCGGGTTGTTTCGTTAGAGAACACGCACAATCGCTGCAGCGGCGCCGTGCTGCCTTTGGACTATTTGCGCAAAGTCGCGGCGCTGTGCGAAGAGCGCGGCGTTTATCTGCATTTGGACGGCGCGAGGCTCTTCAACGCCTCCGTTGCATCGGGCATTAGCGTTCGGGATTATGCCTCGACGGCGAAAGTCGTTAATTTTTGTCTTTCAAAAGGGTTGGGGGCGCCGGTCGGCTCAGTGGTGTGCGGCGAGGCGGGGTTTATAGCCGAATGCAAGCGCACGAGGCGGATGTTGGGCGGCGGCATGCGTCAGGCGGGCATCTTGGCGGCTGCTGGGCTGTATGCATTGGATCATCATGTCGAACGCTTGGCGGAGGATCATTGGAACGCCAAGCGATTGGCCGAGGGTTTG of the Armatimonadota bacterium genome contains:
- the ltaE gene encoding low-specificity L-threonine aldolase — translated: MIDLRSDTVTRPTAEMIKAMALAEVGDDVLGDDPTVIRLQERAAELTGKEAALFVPSGCMANLVSLLTLTGRNEEVICGGEAHVYTSEVGGTAILGNVFLRPLSNLPNGQIDLELLAGAVRREIYTPVTRVVSLENTHNRCSGAVLPLDYLRKVAALCEERGVYLHLDGARLFNASVASGISVRDYASTAKVVNFCLSKGLGAPVGSVVCGEAGFIAECKRTRRMLGGGMRQAGILAAAGLYALDHHVERLAEDHWNAKRLAEGLAKLPGIQIDPSQIETNIVIFGAPDPGRFVQIMSENGVLLSRSGANVRAVTHLGVDEAQIDKAIQLAASVL